The Dermacentor albipictus isolate Rhodes 1998 colony chromosome 2, USDA_Dalb.pri_finalv2, whole genome shotgun sequence genome has a segment encoding these proteins:
- the LOC139056348 gene encoding uncharacterized protein: MGQSTVHALDGGIGCNGARGYIGIGVEISGPCINVLYAFRVLVSGSMLAKCIPVNPSELTGFGSNCSYPRDKYGNDGMVTTEIMLCVAPLSVGDILGKCQVGGRVAGSGATEACGERGVCNESEAEILGVFPKVLSRRRRVAISPYRVGEIEVSTNNEGVGASYVKGLLEEGEKTASNFGKGMAVHVKEKNTFLTSPGGDKFNEKVFDVSVVEIVFDGGDSLVDESAEAARSMYRDERLVTWEGDRIDMGFLNHDDVRLPGEGTKVLTDDWLFAEIASAVPLPDKCISVSVGHDGDWGMPSGAVRGVWRVG, encoded by the coding sequence atgggccaatctactgtccatgcgctcgacgggggcATCGGTTGTAACGGTGCGCGTGGCTAcattggtatcggagtggagatttcgggtccatgcatcaatgtcctctatgcgttccgcgtgctggtcagcggatcgatgcttgcgaaatgcatcccagtcaacccaagtgaactcacggggtttggcagtaactgcagctatccgagggataagtatggcaatgatggaatggtcactactgagatcatgttgtgtgttgctccattgagCGTTGGTGACAttcttggtaaatgtcaggtcgggggtcgtgtcgcgggaagtggagctaccgaggcgtgtggggaacgtggggtctgtaatgaaagtgaggccgagatcttgggagtctttccaaaggttttgagccgccgtcgtcgagtagccatatccccataccgtgtgggggagattgaagtctccaccaataacgagggggttggtgccagctacgttaagggccttctggaagagggtgagaaaacggcCTCGAACTTTGGCAAagggatggctgtacacgttaaggagaaaaatactttccttacatctcctggtggggataagttcaacgagaaggtgttcgatgtttcggtcgtggagattgtgttcgatggcggtgattctcttgtggacgaaagtgcagaggcggcgagaagcatgtatcgggatgaaaggttggtaacctgggagggtgaccgaatcgatatgggtttcctgaatcatgatgacgtccggttgccgggtgagggtacgaaggtgttgacggatgactggctgtttgcggagatagcctcggcagttccactgccagataagtgtatctctgttagtgtgggccatgatggggattgggggatgccgtcAGGGGCAGTGCGGGGGGTTTGGAGGGTAGGATGA